A genomic segment from Dendropsophus ebraccatus isolate aDenEbr1 chromosome 7, aDenEbr1.pat, whole genome shotgun sequence encodes:
- the LOC138797887 gene encoding taste receptor type 2 member 40-like, giving the protein MITNKSTNISAAERIIMQISAINMLQLISRILSIVIADQQEICYPMTPPCKVTVFLLCVARKGSMFFTIFLGMFRLLKIKNKPHFILTNTYLNLALGIIWLILTSTCFPYVVLIPANRSHYQNLTATCSCSFLHSLTDRDLGVKIFDWVFGVGSLYLVIIMMCFVSFKMVLILIKHQKTVFVNGTLHRTGTRHQEITAIKALIALLVSYITCSIFSLSYRLGSEFVVLDLHKISADVYNVLSPAILGYPYFRKLHCMSGLCHKQKQEQVLAIS; this is encoded by the coding sequence atgaTAACCAACAAGTCAACCAACATTTCAGCTGCTGAACGTATCATCATGCAGATCTCTGCTATCAACATGTTGCAGCTGATCTCCCGGATCCTCTCCATTGTCATTGCGGATCAGCAGGAGATTTGTTACCCTATGACGCCTCCTTGCAAGGTTACCGTTTTTCTTCTGTGCGTTGCACGAAAGGGAAGTATGTTTTTCACAATTTTCCTCGGGATGTTTCGTCTCTTGAAGATAAAAAACAAACCGCACTTTATCCTGACAAACACTTACCTGAACCTGGCTCTGGGAATTATCTGGTTAATTCTGACCTCTACGTGTTTTCCGTACGTAGTTCTTATTCCAGCCAACCGGTCCCATTACCAGAACCTGACCGCAACCTGTTCCTGCTCCTTCCTTCACAGTCTGACAGACCGGGATCTGGGGGTGAAGATATTCGACTGGGTCTTTGGCGTCGGTTCCCTCTACCTGGTTATCATCATGATGTGCTTCGTAAGCTTCAAGATGGTGCTGATTCTAATAAAGCACCAGAAGACGGTGTTTGTGAATGGGACCCTGCACAGAACCGGCACCAGACACCAGGAAATCACCGCCATTAAAGCTCTTATCGCCCTCTTGGTTTCTTATATAACGTGCAGCATCTTCAGCCTTAGTTATAGACTCGGGTCGGAATTTGTAGTCCTTGATTTGCATAAGATCAGTGCGGATGTTTATAACGTCCTTTCTCCCGCGATATTAGGATATCCGTACTTTAGGAAACTACACTGCATGAGTGGGCTCTGCCATAAGCAGAAGCAAGAGCAGGTACTGGCTATTTCTTAG